One Vigna unguiculata cultivar IT97K-499-35 chromosome 7, ASM411807v1, whole genome shotgun sequence genomic region harbors:
- the LOC114190114 gene encoding albumin-2-like codes for MSSYIDSAFRSSKPNEVYFFLKNKYVRVYYTPGDTKDKILTDLRLICDGFPSLLDTPFGEYGIDCAFDTEASKAYIFSTNLCAYIDYAPGTTDDNILSGPMTIAAMFPVLKNTVFENGIDSAFRSTRGKEVYLFKGNKYGRIAYDSKQLVGTIRNISDGFPVLKGTIFENGIDACFASHKEGQAYLFKGEKYVRINFTPGDTHDTLVGDVRPILDGWPCLKGTLPRDNKGLDAHSHSDHQEPYPDQHDEL; via the coding sequence ATGTCAAGTTACATAGATTCTGCATTTCGTTCATCAAAACCAAATGAAGTTTATTTCTTCTTGAAAAATAAGTATGTGCGGGTGTATTACACTCCTGGAGACACAAAGGATAAGATCCTCACTGATCTGCGTTTGATCTGTGATGGCTTTCCATCACTTCTTGATACGCCGTTTGGAGAATATGGAATAGACTGTGCCTTCGATACTGAAGCTAGCAAAGCATATAtcttctccaccaatctttgtgCCTACATTGACTATGCTCCAGGAACTACAGATGACAACATACTGTCGGGTCCTATGACAATTGCAGCCATGTTTCCTGTCTTGAAAAATACTGTGTTTGAGAATGGTATAGACTCTGCATTTAGATCAACCAGAGGCAAAGAAGTTTACTTATTCAAGGGCAATAAGTATGGTCGCATAGCTTATGATTCCAAGCAGCTTGTTGGCACCATTCGTAACATCAGCGATGGATTTCCTGTGTTGAAAGGTACCATCTTTGAAAATGGAATTGATGCATGTTTTGCTTCTCATAAGGAGGGTCAAGCTTATCTTTTCAAAGGAGAGAAATATGTAAGGATCAATTTCACCCCAGGGGATACTCATGACACTCTTGTGGGTGATGTGAGGCCTATCCTCGATGGTTGGCCATGTCTTAAGGGCACTCTGCCTCGCGACAATAAAGGACTTGATGCTCATTCTCACTCTGATCATCAAGAACCTTACCCTGATCAGCATGATGAGCTTTGA
- the LOC114190113 gene encoding uncharacterized protein LOC114190113: protein MSFPPPNDPSRGCSSEFSQPLGQQDLAEARNLLENLNRVNVVQGNLTEVVYRTGDLDLDIRRPVYRWDRRPYQEIFANGFQAWPQGQTPNNTYYDLLHFIQHAGAPLDSNRPPTTTHAFVSTTLNNAWQPTPSTQVLPPGSQIQFYRYEVYAPGGIWVAVTLGNRYSYVSQAEVCFAGGIAPQYIRSCLIFTATREAGSRYVRLRRETRLIINRNFNPESAPYNQVVIVMPVYYYRDDNGDNRYLPEETYPPIREKRLVLEADNDAVLDWYTTKVVEVPSYIDSAFRSSKPNEVYFFLKNKYVRVYYTPGDTKDKILTDLRLICDGFPSLLDTPFGEYGIDCAFDTEASKAYIFSTNLCAYIDYAPGTMDDKILSGPMTIAAMFPVLKNTVFENGIDSAFRSTRGKEVYLFKNNKYVRIAYDSKQLVGSIRNIGDGFPILKGTIFESGIDACYASHVESEAYLFKGDKYGRIKFSPGTYDDTLIGDVKPILDFWPCLKGTLPRDNKGLDAHSHSDHQEPYPDQHDEL, encoded by the exons ATGTCATTCCCTCCACCAAATGATCCTTCCAGAGGATGTTCCTCAGAATTCTCACAGCCTCTAGGGCAACAAGATTTGGCTGAAGCTCGAAATTTGTTGGAGAATCTGAACCGTGTTAACGTTGTTCAAGGAAACTTGACAGAAGTTGTATACAGAACAGGTGACCTAGATCTTGATATCCGTCGCCCTGTGTATCGTTGGGACAGAAGGCCCTACCAAGAGATCTTTGCTAATGGCTTCCAAGCATGGCCACAGGGACAAACTCCCAACAACACTTACTATGATCTGCTTCACTTCATTCAACATGCAGGTGCTCCTCTTGATTCAAACAGGCCTCCAACTACAACACACGCCTTTGTGAGCACCACTCTCAACAATGCATGGCAACCAACCCCTTCCACCCAGGTCCTCCCACCAGGCTCTCAGATTCAGTTTTATCGCTATGAAGTTTATGCTCCTGGTGGCATTTGGGTCGCTGTCACCCTTGGGAATCGATACTCCTACGTTTCTCAGGCTGAGGTTTGCTTTGCCGGAGGCATTGCTCCTCAGTACATTCGATCCTGTCTCATATTCACAGCAACACGTGAAGCCGGATCAAG GTATGTGAGATTACGGAGAGAAACAAGATTGATCATAAACAGGAATTTCAATCCAGAGTCCGCTCCTTACAATCAAGTAGTAATTGTTATGCCTGTTTACTACTACAGGGATGATAACGGTGACAACAGATACCTACCAGAAGAAACTTATCCGCCTATCAGAGAGAAAAGACTGGTCTTGGAAGCTGATAACGATGCTGTTCTTGACTGGTATACTACTAAAGTTGTAGAGGTACCAAGTTACATAGATTCTGCATTTCGTTCATCAAAACCAAATGAAGTTTATTTCTTCTTGAAAAATAAGTATGTGCGGGTGTATTACACTCCTGGAGACACAAAAGATAAGATCCTCACTGATCTGCGTTTGATCTGTGATGGCTTTCCATCACTTCTTGATACGCCGTTTGGAGAATATGGAATAGACTGTGCCTTCGATACTGAAGCTAGCAAAGCATATATCTTCTCCACCAATCTCTGTGCCTACATTGACTATGCTCCAGGAACTATGGATGACAAGATACTGTCGGGTCCTATGACAATTGCAGCCATGTTTCCAGTCTTGAAAAACACTGTGTTTGAGAATGGTATAGACTCTGCATTTAGGTCAACCAGAGGCAAAGAAGTTTACTTATTCAAGAACAATAAGTATGTTCGCATAGCCTACGATTCAAAGCAGCTTGTTGGCAGCATTCGCAACATCGGTGATGGGTTTCCTATTCTGAAAGGTACGATCTTTGAAAGTGGAATCGATGCGTGTTATGCTTCTCATGTGGAGTCTGAAGCTTACCTTTTCAAAGGAGACAAGTATGGGCGAATCAAATTCAGCCCAGGTACATATGATGACACTCTTATAGGTGATGTGAAGCCTATCCTCGATTTTTGGCCATGTCTTAAGGGCACTCTGCCTCGCGACAATAAAGGACTTGATGCTCATTCTCACTCTGATCATCAAGAACCTTACCCTGATCAGCATGATGAGCTTTGA